The genomic DNA GGTAACCGCACAGCGGTTACCAGCGCGCCGACTTCGTTTTTCAGCCGGCGCCGCCTGCGCCGCCCGCGCCTCCGGCGGCGCCGTCGTCGGGAGACTGCCCGGGGCTGCCCGCCGTGCCCGGTGCTCCGCCGCCGCTGACCCCGCCGCTTCCTCCGGTGCCGCCCCCGACATCGGCGTTCCCCTTCCCGCCGGTTCCGCCATTACCGCCATTGCCGTTTCCGGCACCTCCCTGGCCGCCTCTGCCGCCGGTGCCCCCGACGCCCGGTCGGTCGACATCGATCTCGCCCACCCCAGTGTCGCCACCGCTGCCTCCGGCACCGCCGGTGCCGCCGAGTCCCGCGGTGGCACCTGTTCCGCCGGTGCCACCGGTACCACCAGTACCACCTCTGCTGATCACGGCCGGGTCCTGCGGGGTTCCGGCGCCCGCGCCGCCGGTGCCGCCGCGACCGCCGGTACCTCCGTCGCCGCTGGTTCCGCCGCCGGCTCCACCGGCGCCACCTCGGCCGCCGCCGCCGCCGATGGGTGAGTTCAGTGCGAAGTCGATTCCGGGACTTCCCGTGCCACCCTCGCCGCCGCTACCGCCGTCGCCGTCTGCCCCGTCTGCCCCTGCGGGGCCGAATGTTCCTTGCAGTCCGCTGCCGCCGCCGGCTCCACCGAACCCTCCTGCGCCACCACCGCCGCCGGTTCCCCCGGTGCCACCGTTGACGTTCTCCCCGACGAGGGCGCCGCTGCCACCGTTGGTGCCGCCCGTCCCGCCGGTGCCCCCCGTGCCGCCGGACTGCCCGGCGCCACCAACGCCGCCGGTGCCGCCGGCGCCCAGGTAAAGCGCACCATTACCGCCGGCTCCGCCATTGCCTCCGATTCCGCCGCCACCACCTGTGCCGCCCGCGCCACCGATGCCGCCGCGGTCGTTGAGCGCGGCGGCCGTTCCGCCGGTCCCGCCGGCGCCGCCGTTCCCGGCTGTGCCGCCGGCTCCGCCTGCGCCCCCGTCGCCGCCGTTGCCGATGAACAGGCCGCCGTTACCGCCGCGACCGCCCGCACCGCCGGTGCCACCGGCGGTGCCCGCCGAGCCCGCGCCGCCTTCCACTGCGGGCAGGCCATCGATCCCGACAGCGCCGTCGACCCCGGCGAGTCCCGCCCCGCCGGCCCCGCCATTGCCGCCGTTGCCGAACAGCAGTCCGCCGTTGCCCCCGTTGCCGCCCGCTTGGCCGAGTGCGCCGGCAGCGCCGTTGCCGCCGTTGCCGATCAGCCAGCCGCCGTTGCTGCCGTCGGCACCCGGGGTGGTGCCGTTGGCCCCGTTGCCGATGGCGCCCAGGGTGACGGCCAAGAGAAACGCGTTGATGGGATCGGCGGCGACGATCCCGGATGCCGCGAACACGCCGGGTCCCGCGGACGTGGGCACAAATGCCAGTCCGGATGGCCCGTGGCCATCGTGGAGGTACGACAACGGTTGTGCCGCAGACAGTCTCGGGCTCGCCGCCGGATCTGCCTGGACCACGGCGCGCAGTGTCCACATGGTGGACGCCGGCGCGGCCGCTGGATCCACGGCGACGGCGAAGATCGGACGCACGGCGGACGCCTCGGGCGGCAGGCTGGCGATGACCAGCGCCGCCGTCGTCAGGGCCGCGGTGCGCTGCGGTGGGTTCGGGATGTCCGGCGCCACGGTGGTGGCGCCCAGGAACGGGGCCTGCGCGGTAATGGGTGCGGGCCGGGCCGCGGACACCCCCGTAGTGACCGCGAGTGCGGTGATCGCGGTGGCGGCGGTGAAGGTCTGTCGACTGGTCATGCCCGCACTCTGCGGCACCCCGGCGCCGATGCGCAGCGGCGCCGTACCACTGAGTGATACGTCAGCCCGTGGGCCAGGTGTACCCGATCTCGGTGCGCCGGTTGAAGATCGGTGTGTTCCATACATCCAGCGCCGAGGGTTCGGCGTCGGCGATCTCTGCGGAGAGGTCATTGGCCAGGGAGAGCAGGGCGGACCGGGTGCCGCGCGCTTCGATGGCGTTGCTGCGTCCGCCCACCCCGAGCACCCCGATGAGGTTGCCGTCCGAATCCCGCAGGGAGGCCGCCATACACGACACCCCCAATGCGGTCTGCTCGGCTTCGTGGGCGAAACCGGTGTCCCTGGCCTGGTCCAGCAGCGAGCGCAACCGGCCGCGATCGGTGACCGAGTGGCGTGTGAACGGCGTCCACCCGCCCCGCAGGACGTCGGCGGCCATCTCGGGGTTCTCGGCGGCTTCGATGCGGCCCACGGCGAACAGCGCCATGGCCGGCCCCATCCGCGAGACCGACGGGAAGCAGGGCCAGGTCATCTCGACGGCCTGGTCACGGCCGAACGCCGCACCCGCCAGTGTGAGGACACCGTCGTTCATCCGGGCGAACCAGGCGGCCTGACCACGGGTCCGGGTGTGCAGATCCTGCAGATAGGGCTGCACCGTGATGGCCGTGCGCTGCCGATGTGCTGACAGCAGGCCCTGGCGCAGCAACCGGTCTCCGGGTAGATAACCCTCGGAAGTGCGGCGCAACATGCCGCGGTCGGTGAGGTCGCCGGCGATCCGGCGGACCGTCTGCTTCGGGATGCCGGTGCGGCGCGTCAGGATGGCCAGCGGCAGAGGTCCGGCAGCTTCGACCACACAGTCGAGGATGGCCACCGTGCGGCCGACAACGGTGTGATCGTCGGTCATGGCGGCCCCCTGTGCTCCGCTGACCAGGATAAATCTAAGCGGGCGCCTGCGCGAGGAAAGTGTGCACGATGTTGCGCTGCCATCCGGGCACGGTCTCGCTGCGGACGTCGGTGAATCCTGCCGTCCGCAAGCGCTGTTGGAATGCCGACGCCCCGTCGAAGCGGTTCACGCTGCGGCGCAGATACCGGTACAGCTGGGCGTCGCCGGTGCGGAACTTGCCGGTCGGGATGATGACCGCGGTGGCCACGAAATTCCACAATGCGGTGGACGCCCGGGAGTCGCGCACCGAGTATTCATGCACCGCAAGTGTCCCCCCGGGTTTCAGCAGCTCCCGGAACGCTCGCAACTGGGCATCGGCGTCGTTCACATTGCGGATCAGGTAAGCGGCGAAGATGCCGTCGAACGGGCCGTGCACCCCCGCCTCGGCGATGCGCTCGATGTAGCTGTGCACGAAGCTCACCGAGTCCGGCCAGTTCTTCTTGCGGGCCTGGGCGAGCATGCCGGCCGACCCGTCGACCGCGACGATCTCCGCCTCCGGGGCGACGGCCAACAGCGCCGCGGTGGACAGGCCGGTGCCGCACCCGGCGTCCAGCAGGCGTAGGCCGCGACCGCCGTTCGGCAGATTCATGCGCTGCGCGGACAGGCGTAGGTGCTCGTTGTAGCCCGGGTTGGCGCCCACCAGGGCGTCATAGGAATCCGCGCCCGGGTCGAACGCGGTGGGGACGTCGCCGGTTGCGGTCACAGCGCTTTTCTACCCATTCTCCGAGAACACAACCGTCAGGGTGCCAGGCTCGGCACGGTCTTGATGCCGAATTCGCGTTTCAGCACGGTGCGGGCCGCGTAGAAGCCGGCCATGCCGTGTACGCCGCCACCCGGTGGGGTCGCCGACGAACACAGGTACACCCCCGAGATCGGGGTGGTCCACGGGTTGAGGCGCAGCGCCGGGCCGGTCAGCGCGCTGAACATGTTGTTGCCGCCCACCCCGATGTCGCCGCCGATC from Mycolicibacterium tokaiense includes the following:
- a CDS encoding PGRS repeat-containing protein; this translates as MTSRQTFTAATAITALAVTTGVSAARPAPITAQAPFLGATTVAPDIPNPPQRTAALTTAALVIASLPPEASAVRPIFAVAVDPAAAPASTMWTLRAVVQADPAASPRLSAAQPLSYLHDGHGPSGLAFVPTSAGPGVFAASGIVAADPINAFLLAVTLGAIGNGANGTTPGADGSNGGWLIGNGGNGAAGALGQAGGNGGNGGLLFGNGGNGGAGGAGLAGVDGAVGIDGLPAVEGGAGSAGTAGGTGGAGGRGGNGGLFIGNGGDGGAGGAGGTAGNGGAGGTGGTAAALNDRGGIGGAGGTGGGGGIGGNGGAGGNGALYLGAGGTGGVGGAGQSGGTGGTGGTGGTNGGSGALVGENVNGGTGGTGGGGGAGGFGGAGGGSGLQGTFGPAGADGADGDGGSGGEGGTGSPGIDFALNSPIGGGGGRGGAGGAGGGTSGDGGTGGRGGTGGAGAGTPQDPAVISRGGTGGTGGTGGTGATAGLGGTGGAGGSGGDTGVGEIDVDRPGVGGTGGRGGQGGAGNGNGGNGGTGGKGNADVGGGTGGSGGVSGGGAPGTAGSPGQSPDDGAAGGAGGAGGAG
- a CDS encoding IclR family transcriptional regulator; translation: MTDDHTVVGRTVAILDCVVEAAGPLPLAILTRRTGIPKQTVRRIAGDLTDRGMLRRTSEGYLPGDRLLRQGLLSAHRQRTAITVQPYLQDLHTRTRGQAAWFARMNDGVLTLAGAAFGRDQAVEMTWPCFPSVSRMGPAMALFAVGRIEAAENPEMAADVLRGGWTPFTRHSVTDRGRLRSLLDQARDTGFAHEAEQTALGVSCMAASLRDSDGNLIGVLGVGGRSNAIEARGTRSALLSLANDLSAEIADAEPSALDVWNTPIFNRRTEIGYTWPTG
- a CDS encoding class I SAM-dependent methyltransferase, which encodes MTATGDVPTAFDPGADSYDALVGANPGYNEHLRLSAQRMNLPNGGRGLRLLDAGCGTGLSTAALLAVAPEAEIVAVDGSAGMLAQARKKNWPDSVSFVHSYIERIAEAGVHGPFDGIFAAYLIRNVNDADAQLRAFRELLKPGGTLAVHEYSVRDSRASTALWNFVATAVIIPTGKFRTGDAQLYRYLRRSVNRFDGASAFQQRLRTAGFTDVRSETVPGWQRNIVHTFLAQAPA